In a genomic window of Pseudoglutamicibacter albus:
- a CDS encoding D-alanyl-D-alanine carboxypeptidase/D-alanyl-D-alanine-endopeptidase has translation MTNASRPARRFLVPVVVALLLVAATQVVSAFFGRPDDPAATAEVPQLPAPAFSTSGPAPDAAVLQRKVDAALEDSPGTVEVSVVDAVTGKQVAHVGEGEALIPASSLKVLTGTAVVSTLGLEDQWVTRTVLDKRGSGAPVVWLVAGGDVMLNPGASDAKAVNGRAGLKTLAEQTAKELKASGALDEADGSLKVGVDTRMFTGPALNPDWADDLVSTNNVTEIAPIALYAGRSEASHTSPVVRNPDEHALEVFTGHLQSAVKSGKKSVEVKQASGKTKPGFDAVDPFEPGSVEGQLAAVHSATVREQLAYGEAHSDNVILETYGRLVGIKRGHEGSTQGAIEGVKQALEELGVETNELVMRDTSGLSDKNRVQAGTLADVMALTLNDGSASQPARRDLAFVPSLLPRAGVNGTMETRLDGKKTKALVLAKTGTLADVISLTGVVTTKEGRPLGFSIIFNDVEGNLDAARASADAVATALADCGCQ, from the coding sequence ATGACCAATGCTTCCCGACCCGCGCGTCGCTTCCTTGTCCCTGTAGTTGTGGCCCTGTTGTTGGTGGCCGCAACCCAGGTGGTGTCTGCGTTTTTTGGGCGGCCGGATGATCCGGCCGCGACCGCCGAGGTTCCTCAGTTGCCGGCCCCGGCGTTCAGTACGTCGGGGCCGGCCCCGGATGCCGCGGTGCTGCAACGCAAGGTCGATGCAGCACTTGAGGACAGCCCGGGCACGGTTGAGGTATCAGTGGTCGATGCGGTCACAGGCAAGCAGGTCGCTCACGTTGGTGAGGGGGAGGCGTTGATCCCGGCGTCTTCCTTGAAGGTTCTGACAGGTACCGCGGTGGTGTCCACGCTGGGGCTGGAGGATCAGTGGGTCACGCGGACCGTTCTGGACAAGCGGGGCTCCGGGGCGCCTGTCGTGTGGCTGGTTGCTGGTGGCGATGTGATGCTCAACCCGGGCGCAAGTGATGCGAAGGCCGTGAATGGTCGCGCAGGTTTGAAGACGTTGGCTGAACAGACCGCTAAAGAACTCAAGGCCTCCGGGGCGCTTGATGAAGCGGATGGTTCGCTCAAAGTGGGTGTGGATACCCGGATGTTCACAGGCCCAGCGTTGAACCCTGACTGGGCAGATGATCTGGTTTCAACCAACAACGTCACCGAGATCGCCCCGATTGCCCTTTACGCGGGCCGCTCAGAGGCCTCACACACCTCCCCGGTGGTCCGGAACCCGGACGAGCATGCTTTAGAGGTGTTCACCGGCCACCTGCAGTCTGCCGTGAAGTCAGGGAAGAAAAGCGTTGAGGTCAAGCAGGCGTCTGGGAAGACTAAACCGGGCTTTGACGCCGTAGACCCGTTTGAGCCCGGCAGCGTCGAAGGTCAGCTCGCGGCCGTGCATTCAGCGACGGTGCGTGAACAACTCGCCTACGGCGAAGCGCATTCAGACAACGTGATCCTCGAAACATACGGCCGCCTCGTGGGGATCAAACGCGGGCATGAAGGCTCGACTCAAGGCGCCATCGAGGGCGTTAAACAAGCCCTCGAAGAACTCGGCGTAGAAACAAACGAGCTCGTGATGCGAGACACCAGCGGGCTCTCAGACAAAAACCGCGTCCAAGCAGGCACGCTCGCCGACGTCATGGCGCTGACCCTCAACGATGGCTCGGCAAGCCAGCCTGCTCGTCGGGATCTAGCGTTCGTGCCATCCTTGCTACCGCGCGCGGGCGTCAACGGAACCATGGAAACCCGCCTGGATGGGAAGAAGACTAAGGCGCTCGTGCTCGCGAAAACCGGCACGCTCGCAGACGTCATATCCCTCACCGGCGTCGTCACCACCAAGGAAGGCCGCCCACTCGGGTTCTCCATCATTTTCAACGACGTCGAAGGCAACCTGGACGCCGCACGCGCCTCAGCCGACGCCGTGGCCACCGCGCTCGCCGACTGCGGTTGCCAATAG
- the tilS gene encoding tRNA lysidine(34) synthetase TilS encodes MSSERIPPAVFRRIQRAREALRQRLPGGLNYVLAVSGGADSLALAAVCAQMRRDGDLTGRLTAVVVDHQLQAGSAAAAEGAARACRVLGVEQVVVRRVEVPGKGTENDAREARYRELELVREEVGAEFVLTAHTANDQAEQVLLALARGSGTRAIAGIPDRRGRFLRPFLEVWREDTEAVCEAYGVQPWEDPTNTDPEFALRNKVRLELLPEFTRVLGDGALTNLVRTAIQARHDAEHLDNEAEAALQTCALTETPEVLDGPRASGRAPMQWDLDRYLLKNAPQAIRTRVLRFAAQTVGGRAPTAERTAALERLTAGEGSAGPIELDGYVTAHRIKTTPNHSVIRFIGRPPAGASDA; translated from the coding sequence ATGAGTAGCGAACGCATCCCACCCGCAGTATTCAGGCGGATTCAGCGTGCCCGCGAGGCGCTACGCCAGCGGTTGCCGGGCGGACTGAATTATGTGCTCGCGGTGTCTGGTGGCGCGGATTCGCTCGCGCTCGCCGCGGTGTGCGCGCAGATGCGTCGCGACGGGGACTTGACTGGTCGGCTCACCGCTGTGGTTGTGGACCATCAGTTGCAGGCCGGAAGCGCTGCCGCCGCGGAAGGGGCGGCGCGCGCATGCCGCGTTTTGGGTGTGGAGCAGGTGGTGGTCCGCCGTGTTGAGGTGCCGGGTAAAGGCACAGAGAACGATGCGCGGGAGGCCCGGTATCGCGAGCTTGAACTGGTGCGTGAAGAGGTTGGGGCCGAGTTCGTTCTGACCGCCCACACCGCCAACGATCAGGCTGAACAGGTGCTGCTCGCACTCGCGCGGGGTTCAGGCACACGCGCTATAGCTGGGATCCCGGACCGGCGGGGACGGTTCCTGCGGCCGTTCCTGGAGGTGTGGCGCGAGGATACCGAGGCGGTGTGTGAGGCTTATGGGGTCCAGCCGTGGGAAGACCCCACGAACACGGACCCCGAATTCGCGCTACGGAACAAGGTCCGGCTCGAACTGCTACCAGAATTCACGCGAGTGCTGGGCGATGGCGCGCTCACCAACCTTGTTCGCACCGCAATCCAAGCCCGCCACGATGCCGAGCACCTCGATAACGAAGCCGAAGCCGCACTCCAAACGTGCGCACTGACCGAAACCCCAGAAGTCCTCGACGGGCCCCGCGCATCAGGGCGGGCACCGATGCAGTGGGACCTCGACCGTTACCTGCTGAAAAACGCGCCGCAAGCCATCCGCACCCGCGTATTGCGTTTCGCCGCGCAAACCGTAGGGGGGCGTGCTCCCACCGCAGAACGCACAGCGGCACTCGAACGCCTCACTGCAGGTGAAGGCTCCGCAGGCCCCATCGAGCTCGACGGCTACGTTACCGCTCACCGCATCAAAACCACACCTAACCACAGCGTGATCCGGTTCATCGGGCGGCCGCCGGCGGGCGCATCGGACGCATAA
- a CDS encoding LysR family transcriptional regulator: protein MLDTRQLQALDAIARHGSVAKAARALGWSQPTVDHHLGNLDRAVGAPLTVRDTRGTRLTHAGELMAERAAEILALSDSALRDTRDLARLGRTRLTLGLFPTAAARLLPSIVRSAEQLGFEVEPTLEESPDLIQRINRRALDAAIIYAVDGYPLSLGPRALRIPLYEDELLLAVPTDHWAAGLSVVRAQDLVPLAQEKWALGTKEGDPMDQVVMDVFSDAGLQLNVSTLRTDDLPSLLGLVGAGLAVGLIPLLAQHMANDDVALVPFDNARFARHLELVAPWAPGHTGHAAKRLEAAVRGAIAEVED from the coding sequence ATGCTCGATACGCGGCAGTTGCAGGCCCTGGATGCGATAGCTCGTCACGGCTCGGTGGCTAAGGCGGCGCGGGCTTTGGGCTGGTCGCAGCCCACGGTTGATCATCACCTGGGTAATCTTGACCGCGCTGTGGGTGCCCCGCTCACGGTGCGCGATACGCGCGGTACACGGCTCACACATGCGGGTGAGCTCATGGCGGAGCGCGCCGCGGAGATCCTCGCGTTGTCTGATTCCGCGCTGCGCGACACCCGGGATCTTGCTCGTCTGGGCCGTACTCGCCTCACGTTGGGCCTCTTCCCTACCGCGGCGGCGCGGCTTCTGCCCTCGATTGTTCGTAGCGCTGAGCAGCTGGGTTTCGAGGTCGAGCCAACCTTGGAGGAAAGCCCGGACTTGATCCAGCGCATCAACCGCCGCGCCTTGGATGCCGCGATCATTTACGCGGTGGACGGCTATCCGCTCTCGCTTGGGCCGCGCGCCCTACGTATTCCGCTGTATGAGGACGAACTTTTACTCGCGGTCCCCACAGACCATTGGGCGGCTGGGCTGAGTGTTGTCCGCGCTCAAGACCTGGTTCCGTTGGCTCAAGAGAAGTGGGCTTTAGGCACCAAAGAGGGTGACCCTATGGATCAGGTGGTCATGGACGTGTTCTCTGACGCCGGGCTCCAGCTCAATGTTTCCACGCTGCGCACCGATGATCTTCCATCCCTGCTTGGCCTGGTAGGGGCAGGGCTTGCGGTGGGTTTGATCCCGCTCCTTGCGCAGCACATGGCCAACGACGACGTCGCACTCGTTCCGTTTGATAACGCACGTTTCGCGCGCCATCTGGAGCTGGTGGCTCCGTGGGCACCCGGGCATACGGGGCATGCGGCGAAGCGGCTGGAGGCCGCTGTCCGCGGCGCCATCGCCGAAGTCGAGGACTAA
- a CDS encoding HAD family hydrolase: MSELEMTKVETIETGNPEHSRYMICLDVDGTIVDHSGELFEPVREAVHAVRRAGHEVIIATGRSLPATLPVAEALGIDKGHVISSNGGVTAQLDPTYSRGFSVVDRRTFDPEPALRALQEALPVAKFAIETDTGDFLSTERFQDASFGVQARGVSLEEMMQADAVRLVVFSTDSTAEDFGRAVEGIGLSGVTYAVGWSAWLDIAAHGVTKGSALEALRSRLGFPIEKTVAVGDGRNDIEMLAWAGRGVAMGQAVEEVRAAAGEVTGHVDEHGLADVLNSLL, translated from the coding sequence ATGAGTGAGCTTGAGATGACAAAGGTTGAGACAATCGAGACTGGGAACCCTGAGCACAGTCGGTACATGATCTGCCTGGATGTAGACGGCACCATCGTTGACCATTCAGGTGAACTCTTCGAACCCGTCCGTGAGGCCGTCCACGCAGTGAGGCGGGCGGGCCACGAAGTGATCATCGCTACCGGCCGCTCGCTTCCAGCAACCTTGCCGGTCGCGGAAGCCTTAGGCATCGATAAAGGCCACGTGATCTCCTCCAACGGTGGGGTCACAGCCCAACTCGACCCCACGTATTCGCGCGGGTTCTCCGTTGTCGACCGGAGAACCTTCGACCCGGAACCCGCACTGAGGGCCCTCCAGGAAGCCCTGCCGGTAGCGAAGTTCGCCATCGAAACAGACACCGGAGACTTCCTCTCAACCGAACGTTTCCAAGACGCCAGCTTCGGCGTCCAAGCCCGCGGCGTGAGCCTAGAGGAGATGATGCAAGCCGATGCGGTGCGGCTCGTCGTGTTCTCAACCGACTCAACCGCTGAGGACTTCGGCCGCGCCGTCGAAGGCATCGGCCTATCCGGGGTGACCTATGCGGTCGGCTGGTCCGCGTGGCTCGACATCGCAGCCCACGGCGTCACGAAAGGCTCCGCACTCGAAGCGCTACGTTCACGGCTTGGCTTCCCGATCGAAAAGACCGTGGCGGTCGGGGACGGCCGCAACGACATCGAAATGCTCGCCTGGGCCGGACGCGGCGTGGCCATGGGCCAAGCAGTCGAAGAAGTCCGCGCCGCCGCCGGTGAAGTCACAGGCCATGTGGACGAGCACGGGCTCGCCGACGTCCTCAACTCGCTGCTTTAG
- the hpt gene encoding hypoxanthine phosphoribosyltransferase, translated as MSREEIDQVVRDLAARIDEDYKGRDLLLVGVLKGAVMIMADLSRELKMNVSMDWMAVSSYGSGTQSSGVVRILKDLDTDLMGRDVLIVEDIIDSGLTLSWLVSNLKSRGPRSLEICTFLRKPDAIKVDIDVKYVGRDIPNEFVVGYGLDFAEKYRNLDALGTLAPHVYQSE; from the coding sequence ATGTCGCGTGAGGAAATCGATCAGGTGGTTCGCGACCTGGCCGCAAGAATCGACGAGGACTACAAGGGCCGCGACCTGCTGCTCGTCGGCGTCCTCAAAGGTGCCGTGATGATCATGGCTGATCTTTCCCGCGAGTTGAAGATGAACGTCTCGATGGATTGGATGGCGGTGTCCTCCTACGGATCCGGCACGCAGTCCTCGGGTGTCGTACGGATCCTCAAGGACCTCGACACTGACCTCATGGGCCGCGACGTGCTCATCGTTGAGGACATCATCGACTCCGGTTTGACGCTCTCGTGGCTTGTCTCCAACCTGAAGTCGCGCGGGCCGCGTTCCCTGGAGATCTGCACGTTCCTGCGCAAGCCTGACGCGATCAAGGTCGATATCGACGTCAAGTATGTGGGCCGCGACATCCCGAACGAGTTCGTGGTCGGTTACGGCCTAGATTTCGCAGAGAAGTACCGCAACCTCGATGCGCTCGGCACGCTCGCTCCGCACGTGTACCAAAGCGAGTAG
- the serS gene encoding serine--tRNA ligase gives MIDLKDLAENPEKYRASQRAREADEQLVDRVLTADAERRSALAEFETLRAEQKAFGKKVAQATGEEKQALLEGVKQLAGQVKTAEAAANTAQEQRDTIAASFPNLIIDGIPTGGEDDYTVLKTVGTPRDFSAEGFEPRDHLELGEILGAIDMERGAKVSGSRFYFLKGVGARLEMALINMGMDLALRNGFEPIITPTLVRPQTMRGTGFDVEHDDEIYRLEKDDLYLVGTSEVALAGYHADEILDLTAGPLKYAGYSTCYRREAGSAGKDTRGIIRVHQFNKLEMFVYCQQEQAEELHEQLLAWEEEMLQSLGLAYRVIDTAAGDLGTSAARKFDCEAWVPTQGTYRELTSTSNCTTFQARRLNIRERVTDVEGKNKGTRSVATLNGTLATTRWIVAILETHQNADGSVTIPEVLRPYMGGMEKLEPIQR, from the coding sequence ATGATCGACTTGAAAGACCTGGCCGAAAACCCAGAGAAATACCGTGCATCCCAACGCGCCCGCGAAGCCGACGAACAACTCGTCGATCGCGTTCTCACGGCCGACGCCGAACGCCGCAGCGCGCTCGCCGAGTTCGAAACACTGAGAGCAGAACAAAAAGCGTTCGGCAAAAAAGTCGCCCAAGCCACAGGCGAAGAAAAACAAGCCCTCCTCGAAGGCGTGAAACAACTCGCAGGCCAAGTCAAAACAGCAGAAGCCGCCGCCAACACAGCCCAAGAACAGCGCGATACGATCGCCGCATCGTTCCCCAACCTCATCATCGACGGCATCCCAACCGGCGGCGAAGACGACTACACCGTCCTCAAAACCGTAGGAACCCCACGCGACTTTAGCGCCGAAGGATTCGAGCCACGCGACCACCTCGAACTCGGTGAAATTCTCGGGGCCATCGACATGGAACGCGGCGCGAAAGTATCCGGCTCCCGCTTCTACTTCCTCAAAGGAGTAGGCGCACGCCTTGAAATGGCGCTCATCAACATGGGTATGGACCTCGCGCTACGCAACGGCTTCGAGCCGATCATCACCCCAACTCTCGTACGCCCACAAACCATGCGCGGTACCGGCTTCGACGTCGAACACGACGACGAAATCTACCGGCTCGAAAAAGACGACCTCTACCTCGTCGGAACATCCGAAGTCGCACTCGCCGGCTACCACGCCGACGAAATCCTCGACCTCACCGCCGGCCCCCTCAAATACGCCGGCTACTCCACCTGCTACCGCCGCGAAGCCGGCTCCGCAGGCAAAGACACCCGCGGCATCATCCGCGTACACCAGTTCAACAAACTCGAAATGTTCGTCTACTGCCAGCAAGAACAAGCAGAAGAACTCCACGAACAACTGCTCGCCTGGGAAGAAGAAATGCTGCAGTCCCTCGGGCTCGCTTACCGCGTCATCGACACCGCGGCAGGCGACCTCGGAACCAGTGCGGCACGCAAATTCGACTGCGAAGCCTGGGTACCAACCCAAGGAACCTACCGCGAACTGACCTCCACATCGAACTGCACCACATTCCAGGCCCGCCGCCTCAACATCCGCGAACGCGTCACCGACGTCGAAGGCAAGAACAAAGGCACCCGCTCCGTAGCAACACTGAACGGGACGCTGGCAACCACCCGCTGGATCGTCGCGATCCTCGAAACCCACCAGAACGCCGACGGCTCCGTGACCATCCCAGAAGTCCTGCGCCCATACATGGGCGGAATGGAAAAACTCGAACCCATCCAGCGCTGA
- the ftsH gene encoding ATP-dependent zinc metalloprotease FtsH: MDKTTQPKKKLYQTWYFWVILGVVGLMVGMSVLLSGQRNEVPTSVGLKLLEDNKVTRVDLNDDGNRVELKTTEPVKHEGRDLGKKVTFKYSVTRGPEVAKAIAAAEPENGFEDRPQTSNWFLSTLGLLLPMIIILGLFLFLMSRAQGGSGKIMQFGKSRAKMINKDMPEVTFKDVAGADEAVEELREIQEFLQHPQKFASVGAKIPRGVLLYGPPGTGKTLLAKAVAGEAGVPFFSISGSDFVEMFVGVGASRVRDLFEQAKSSSPSIIFVDEIDAVGRQRGAGIGGGNDEREQTLNQLLVEMDGFDANTNVILIAATNRPDVLDPALLRPGRFDRQVPVEAPDLAGRKKILEVHARNKPLVDGIDLEAVAKKTPGYTGADLANVLNEAALLTARSNAHLIDDRAIDEAIDRVMAGPQKRTRLMREHERQVTAYHEGGHALVAAALRHSAPVTKITILPRGRALGYTMVVPTEDRYSITRQELLDQLAYALGGRVAEEVVFNDPSTGASNDIQKATETARKMVTQYGMSSEVGVVQLGTGSGEPFLGREAGQTRDYSEGMAEVVDKEVRQLLDNAHAEAYQILTQNRHVLDRLAKELLDRETLNQAEVAEIFHDLVKLPEREQWLFDEARPGQDLPPVRGERDIKRDPQGKGTEPKPGEGVTVVDPPAGGTELPGGEPQGPGA; the protein is encoded by the coding sequence ATGGACAAGACGACTCAGCCTAAGAAGAAGCTGTATCAAACCTGGTATTTCTGGGTCATTCTGGGTGTTGTTGGACTCATGGTTGGTATGTCCGTTCTGTTGAGCGGGCAGCGCAACGAGGTCCCGACCTCGGTTGGTCTGAAGCTTCTTGAGGACAACAAGGTCACGCGCGTTGATCTGAATGATGACGGCAACCGGGTTGAACTGAAAACCACGGAACCGGTCAAGCATGAGGGCCGTGACCTTGGTAAGAAGGTCACGTTCAAGTATTCGGTGACCCGCGGCCCGGAGGTCGCTAAGGCGATTGCGGCCGCGGAGCCAGAGAATGGTTTCGAGGACCGCCCGCAGACCAGTAACTGGTTCTTGTCCACGTTGGGTCTGTTGTTGCCGATGATCATCATCCTCGGCTTGTTCTTGTTCCTGATGTCGCGCGCCCAGGGTGGTTCCGGCAAGATCATGCAGTTCGGTAAGTCCCGGGCGAAGATGATCAATAAGGACATGCCGGAGGTCACGTTCAAGGATGTGGCTGGCGCGGATGAGGCTGTTGAGGAGCTCCGGGAGATCCAGGAGTTCTTGCAGCATCCGCAGAAGTTCGCTTCAGTTGGGGCGAAGATCCCGCGCGGTGTTCTGCTGTATGGCCCTCCGGGTACCGGTAAGACGTTGCTTGCTAAGGCTGTTGCCGGTGAGGCTGGGGTTCCGTTCTTCTCGATTTCGGGTTCCGATTTCGTTGAGATGTTCGTTGGTGTGGGTGCCTCCCGCGTGCGTGACTTGTTCGAGCAGGCTAAGAGTTCTTCGCCGTCGATCATTTTTGTTGATGAGATCGATGCGGTGGGCCGCCAGCGTGGTGCCGGCATCGGTGGCGGTAACGATGAGCGTGAACAGACGCTGAACCAGTTGCTGGTTGAGATGGATGGTTTCGATGCGAACACCAACGTCATCTTGATTGCGGCGACGAACCGTCCGGATGTTTTGGATCCGGCCTTGTTGCGTCCGGGCCGTTTTGACCGTCAGGTGCCTGTTGAGGCGCCGGATCTTGCGGGACGTAAGAAGATCCTTGAGGTGCATGCGCGCAATAAGCCGCTGGTTGATGGGATTGACCTTGAGGCTGTCGCGAAGAAGACACCGGGGTACACGGGTGCTGATCTTGCGAACGTTTTGAATGAGGCCGCGCTGTTGACGGCGCGTTCCAACGCTCATTTGATTGATGATCGAGCGATCGATGAGGCGATTGACCGTGTGATGGCGGGCCCGCAGAAGCGTACGCGTTTGATGCGTGAGCATGAGCGCCAGGTGACGGCTTATCACGAGGGTGGCCACGCATTGGTTGCGGCTGCTTTGAGGCATTCGGCTCCGGTCACCAAGATCACGATTCTTCCGCGTGGCCGTGCGTTGGGCTACACGATGGTTGTGCCGACGGAGGACCGTTATTCGATAACCCGCCAGGAGTTGTTGGATCAGCTCGCGTATGCGTTGGGTGGCCGCGTTGCGGAGGAGGTCGTGTTCAACGATCCGTCAACGGGTGCCTCGAACGACATCCAGAAGGCCACCGAGACGGCCCGGAAGATGGTGACCCAGTACGGCATGAGCTCCGAAGTGGGTGTTGTGCAGCTGGGTACCGGTAGCGGCGAACCGTTCCTGGGCCGTGAAGCCGGGCAGACCCGCGACTATTCCGAGGGCATGGCTGAGGTTGTGGACAAGGAAGTCCGTCAACTTCTGGATAACGCTCACGCTGAGGCGTATCAGATTCTGACTCAGAACCGGCACGTCCTGGATCGCTTGGCTAAGGAACTTTTGGACCGTGAAACCTTGAACCAGGCGGAGGTCGCAGAGATTTTCCATGATCTGGTGAAGCTTCCGGAACGTGAGCAGTGGCTGTTCGATGAGGCCCGCCCTGGCCAGGACCTCCCACCGGTACGTGGTGAACGTGACATCAAGCGCGACCCGCAGGGTAAGGGCACCGAGCCGAAACCTGGAGAAGGTGTCACGGTTGTGGACCCTCCGGCTGGGGGAACTGAACTGCCGGGAGGGGAACCGCAAGGGCCAGGTGCTTAG
- a CDS encoding aminotransferase class I/II-fold pyridoxal phosphate-dependent enzyme translates to MLKETFMCKPGSDLQKTAREVGDIARGNPAQHRAPFGHALLEYAQRDTLQVMVPGHACDAERSYPELVDFMGAQGVALDVPPMTDGIDLGENTPLDEALELAAEAWGASRTWFMTNGASQANRTAAIAVRALGERVMVQRAMHSSFTDGILLAGLMPSFVVPNVDSRNGVTHGLTPEALDEALTSQAQAGEKVDSVYVVSPSYFGAVADVEGLAEVAHAHDAALIVDGAWGPHFGFHPDLPGSPVALGADLVISSTHKLVGSLTQSAMLHLGHGPLARKLEPFVERAYTMTGSTSASNILKGSLDVARQGLINGRDRIESALRGAEQLREALREDDRFRVLSDDFGDFADIHEIDTLRIPVDVSRLGHTGHWVRQRLIADHDVYCEMSTATTIVIIFGALATPAVDRTLEALRAVADAAQNPNVDADSADIPVASGNSVVAATDAWEATTPGHAVDALSGTAEQPGTEERFPELPKAGTMRLLPRDAYFADAFDVVSDQDAVGRISADTLAAYPPGIPNVLPGEEITQEIVSFLQAVATSPTGYVRGAQDAKVTTFRVVAE, encoded by the coding sequence ATGCTCAAGGAAACCTTTATGTGCAAGCCGGGATCTGACCTCCAGAAGACCGCCCGCGAGGTTGGCGACATCGCCCGCGGAAACCCAGCACAGCATCGTGCCCCGTTCGGCCATGCCCTCCTTGAGTATGCCCAGCGCGACACCCTCCAGGTCATGGTGCCCGGCCATGCGTGTGATGCTGAGCGTTCGTATCCGGAGCTCGTGGACTTCATGGGCGCCCAAGGTGTAGCGCTCGATGTTCCACCGATGACCGACGGCATCGACCTAGGCGAAAACACCCCGCTCGATGAGGCGCTCGAGCTCGCCGCTGAGGCGTGGGGTGCCTCCCGCACGTGGTTCATGACCAACGGCGCGTCCCAGGCCAACCGCACCGCCGCGATCGCGGTGCGAGCGCTCGGTGAGCGCGTCATGGTTCAGCGTGCTATGCATTCGAGCTTCACCGACGGGATTCTGCTGGCGGGGCTCATGCCGTCTTTCGTTGTCCCGAACGTTGATTCACGCAACGGCGTCACGCACGGCTTGACCCCTGAAGCGCTCGATGAGGCGCTCACTTCACAGGCCCAGGCCGGTGAGAAGGTCGATAGCGTCTATGTGGTTTCGCCGAGCTATTTCGGTGCGGTTGCCGATGTCGAGGGGCTCGCTGAGGTTGCGCACGCACACGATGCAGCACTCATCGTGGATGGCGCGTGGGGCCCGCACTTCGGTTTCCACCCGGATCTGCCCGGCTCGCCGGTGGCGCTCGGTGCGGACCTCGTGATTTCTTCGACGCATAAGCTCGTTGGTTCGCTCACCCAATCAGCGATGCTGCATTTGGGGCACGGGCCGTTGGCGCGAAAGCTCGAGCCGTTCGTTGAACGCGCGTACACGATGACCGGCTCGACCTCGGCCTCCAACATCCTGAAGGGCTCTCTGGACGTGGCCCGCCAAGGCCTCATCAACGGCCGTGACCGCATCGAGAGCGCCTTGCGTGGTGCCGAACAGCTACGCGAGGCGCTACGTGAGGATGATCGTTTCCGTGTTCTTTCTGATGATTTCGGTGATTTCGCGGACATCCATGAGATCGACACGCTCCGCATCCCCGTGGATGTATCCCGTTTGGGGCATACGGGCCATTGGGTGCGTCAGCGGCTCATCGCGGACCACGACGTCTACTGCGAAATGTCCACTGCCACGACCATCGTCATCATCTTCGGTGCCCTGGCTACCCCTGCGGTTGACCGGACCCTCGAGGCGCTGCGTGCTGTAGCTGATGCCGCGCAGAACCCGAATGTCGACGCCGATTCCGCTGACATCCCGGTTGCTTCCGGTAACTCGGTGGTTGCGGCAACGGACGCTTGGGAAGCAACCACCCCAGGCCATGCAGTTGACGCGCTCAGCGGTACCGCGGAACAGCCCGGTACTGAGGAGCGTTTCCCCGAGCTCCCGAAAGCCGGAACTATGCGGCTGCTGCCGCGCGATGCCTACTTCGCGGACGCTTTCGACGTGGTTTCAGATCAGGACGCGGTGGGCCGGATCAGCGCGGACACCCTGGCCGCTTACCCGCCAGGCATCCCGAACGTTCTGCCGGGCGAGGAAATCACGCAAGAGATCGTCTCGTTCCTGCAGGCAGTAGCGACCTCGCCCACCGGATACGTGCGCGGTGCGCAAGACGCGAAAGTAACGACCTTCCGCGTAGTCGCAGAATAG
- the ppa gene encoding inorganic diphosphatase has translation MKHDVTIEIPAGSRVKYEVDHETGRIHLDRVLFTPMQYPTHYGFFDNTLGLDGDPLDALVYIPGVDLHPGVVVEARPIGVLNMTDDGGEDAKVVCVPSDPRFDHIQSVEDLGEFLRQEIEHFFTRYKDLEPGKWVKVEGWADREAAEKELQESIERFKG, from the coding sequence ATGAAGCATGATGTGACCATCGAAATCCCTGCCGGCTCCCGTGTCAAGTACGAGGTGGACCACGAAACCGGCCGCATCCACTTGGATCGCGTCCTGTTCACCCCTATGCAGTACCCAACCCACTACGGGTTCTTTGACAACACCCTCGGTTTGGACGGCGACCCGCTGGATGCTTTGGTTTACATCCCAGGCGTGGATTTGCACCCAGGTGTTGTGGTTGAGGCTCGCCCGATCGGCGTTTTGAACATGACTGATGACGGCGGTGAGGACGCGAAGGTTGTGTGCGTTCCGTCTGATCCTCGTTTCGATCACATCCAGTCCGTTGAGGACCTGGGCGAGTTCTTACGCCAGGAGATCGAGCACTTCTTCACTCGTTATAAGGATCTTGAGCCTGGCAAGTGGGTCAAGGTTGAGGGATGGGCTGACCGTGAGGCCGCCGAGAAGGAACTTCAGGAGTCCATCGAACGTTTCAAGGGCTGA